Proteins encoded together in one Leishmania donovani BPK282A1 complete genome, chromosome 33 window:
- a CDS encoding beta prime cop protein, putative: MSAGTAATVEFTASSQRVKMVDMHPKEPIFIAALYSGGINLYNYQTQALVRSFDTGTGLPVRCVRFIPRLQSFVCGCDDMNLRVFNYNTMERTKIFQAHDDYIRCVAVHEQLPLVLTCADDMTIRQWDWSKGWTLQMTYEGHQHFCMAVAFNPKDSSTFASASMDCTIKVWRIHIPTPNYQLEGHEDGVNCVEFYPRGDKPYLLSGSDDRTVRLWDYQTKACLQVFSFHEDNVASVLFHPDLPVIYSISESDSIAAFSTETFRLLYSCNHSDMGRGWSLATKRHSNMLIAGFDNGVRAYKVGADKPVFSMDTNGRVLVATGNEITRMDIKAIGPETPDGEVLNVATKDMGTVEATARSIVHAGNGQFICVLGDDNYTIISSLSLRPKSYGQCVSFVWGPESGAYAVLEGSTTLKVYKGFKVRVALSLPEVANKLFGGPLLAVRTSSSVMFYDWGTLALIRQIDETPAALEWNSTGELVALVTSSSVFLLKFNGDAVAQYLEQNTTTGDDGLDFSFDLVEELDEKVRDVAWVGDCLVYINQVHRLNYYIGGEVNNIAVLNRHQYLLGYLPKENRLFCIDKEKSITSYLLQVNAIEYMAAIVREDFDAANTLLPTIDVSLRDKLSRFVESRGLLQMALEIAMDDERRFDLAVQLKQLSLAHKIASAANVASHWKQVGDIALEQGYFEMAIESLEKCNDWSGLLLIYTSLNDMEAISRLGDRCLQSGQANLAFTCYHLTQRHAECVELLQKTGKTGDAAFYARTYCPSLIEDAVAKWRVSVASIPRVSQALASPAAYPNLFPSLRNVDLPPPNGPEVGAPLNAQPAPPGASTSLHGSCTAPTVADLFQPAAEAPQQPMHAPPFPDNVGSELTGMQELADEEEAWGED, from the coding sequence ATGTcagccggcaccgccgccacggtggaATTTACCGCCTCCAGCCAACGCGTGAAGATGGTGGACATGCACCCCAAGGAGCCCATCTTTATTGCAGCCCTGTATTCCGGTGGAATCAACCTGTACAACTACCAGACGCAGGCGCTCGTCCGCTCCTTCGACACAGGCACGGGTCTTCCAGTGCGCTGTGTCCGCTTTATCCCGCGCCTGCAGAGCTTTGTGTGCGGCTGTGATGACATGAACCTGCGTGTGTTCAACTACAACACGATGGAGCGGACGAAGATATTCCAAGCCCACGACGACTACatccgctgcgtcgctgttcacgagcagctgccgctggtgctgacGTGCGCGGATGACATGACCATTCGGCAGTGGGACTGGAGCAAGGGGTGGACGCTGCAGATGACTTACGAGGGGCACCAGCACTTCTGCATGGCCGTCGCTTTCAATCCTAAGGACTCCTCCACGTTTGCCTCCGCCTCGATGGACTGCACCATCAAGGTGTGGCGCATCCACATTCCGACGCCGAATTACCAACTCGAGGGCCACGAGGATGGCGTGAACTGCGTCGAGTTCTACCCTCGCGGTGACAAGCCGTACCTACTGAGCGGATCCGACGACAGGACGGTGCGTTTGTGGGACTACCAAACCAAAGCCTGCCTACAGGTCTTCTCCTTTCACGAGGACAACGTCGCGAGTGTGCTTTTCCACCCGGACCTCCCAGTGATCTACTCCATCTCCGAGTCGGACAGCAttgccgccttctccacggAGACGTTCCGCCTGCTGTACTCGTGCAACCACTCCGACATGGGGCGCGGGTGGTCGCTGGCAACGAAGCGCCACTCGAACATGCTCATTGCCGGCTTTGACAACGGCGTGCGGGCCTACAAGGTCGGCGCGGACAAGCCCGTCTTCTCCATGGACACCAACGGTCGCGTCTTGGTCGCGACCGGGAACGAGATTACGCGCATGGACATCAAGGCCATAGGGCCGGAGACGCCCGACGGCGAGGTGCTGAACGTTGCGACGAAGGACATGGGCACCGTCGAGGCGACGGCCCGCTCTATCGTTCACGCCGGAAACGGCCAGTTCATCTGCGTTCTCGGTGACGACAACTACACCATCATATCGTCCCTCTCGCTGCGTCCCAAGTCGTACGGGCAGTGTGTTTCATTTGTCTGGGGTCCTGAGAGCGGCGCCTAcgccgtgctggagggcTCGACGACGCTGAAGGTTTACAAGGGTTTCAAGGTGCGCGTCGCACTTTCGCTGCCAGAGGTGGCCAATAAGCTTTTTGGCGGGCCTCTGCTAGCGGtgcgcacgagcagcagcgtcatgtTCTACGACTGGGGCACGCTGGCACTGATCCGGCAGATCGATGAGACCCCGGCAGCGCTCGAGTGGAACTCGACGGGTGAGCTCGTGGCGCTCGTCACGAGCAGCAGTGTCTTCCTTCTCAAGTTCAACGGGGACGCTGTAGCGCAGTACCTCGAGCaaaacaccaccaccggcgatGACGGCCTCGACTTCTCGTTCGACCttgtggaggagctggatgAAAAGGTGCGCGACGTGGCGTGGGTGGGGGACTGCCTTGTCTACATCAATCAAGTGCATCGGCTCAACTACTACATTGGCGGCGAGGTAAACAACATCGCGGTGCTGAACCGTCACCAGTACCTCCTCGGCTACCTGCCAAAGGAAAACCGTCTCTTCTGCATAGACAAGGAAAAGAGCATCACGAGCTACCTCCTTCAGGTGAATGCCATCGAGTACATGGCTGCCATCGTGCGCGAGGACTTTGATGCCGCCAACACACTTCTCCCCACCATCGATGTGAGCCTGCGTGACAAACTGTCGCGGTTTGTCGAGTCGCGCGGGCTGCTGCAGATGGCGCTGGAGATCGCCATGGATGACGAGCGCCGCTTCGACCTGGCGGTCCAGCTGAAGCAACTGTCGTTGGCGCACAAGATCGCCAGCGCGGCGAACGTCGCGTCGCACTGGAAGCAGGTGGGTGACATTGCACTGGAGCAGGGCTACTTTGAGATGGCAATCGAGTCGCTGGAGAAGTGCAACGACTGGAgcgggctgctgctcatcTACACGTCCCTCAACGACATGGAGGCGATCTCGCGCCTTGGCGACCGCTGTCTGCAAAGCGGACAGGCCAACTTGGCCTTCACCTGCTACCACCTCACCCAACGCCATGCCGAGTgtgtggagctgctgcagaagacCGGCAAAACAGGCGACGCCGCTTTCTACGCACGCACCTACTGCCCGAGCCTCATCGAGGACGCCGTGGCTAAGTGGAGGGTGTCGGTCGCCTCGATACCTCGCGTCAGCCAAGCGCTCGCCAGCCCGGCAGCCTACCCGAACCTGTTTCCGTCACTGCGCAATGTGGACTTGCCGCCTCCAAACGGACCGGAGGTTGGCGCCCCTCTGAACGCACAGCCGGCACCTCCCGGTGCATCCACGTCGCTCCACGGCTCATGCACCGCACCAACTGTTGCCGAC